The sequence AGTCTATCTATTTGGAAGAAATCATTTAGTTTGAATATCTACAGCCCTTTAAATGAGTATAGCTTTGTTAGTGCGGGAAATGACCGCACTTTTTTATAAAAAATAAGTTAGATTCATTATGTAGAAATACTCTGTCTAACACTATGATATTAGACAGTAAATAATATGAAAATACTCTGTTTAAAAATCTTATGTTTGAATGGTAGATTACTTAAATTGGAATAATCCTACATAGATTAAAGTTGATGAAAAACATGTATAATAAAATTAACAGGAGGAATTTGAATGAAAAGGTTCATAATCGTATGGGTACTTGTTTTAGCGTTCATTTCCGGTTGTAGTAAGCAAGACATGCTTAAGACAATGCAAGATGATATTGAGTTAAATGGTATTGAAAGTGTTCGCATAGAGAGACATATCGGTCCAACTGTTTTAGAACGTGAAGTGAATGCTGAAGATATCTCAGAACTCGTAGACGCATTAGATGAATTTGAGGTAGAGAAAATCTCTAAGAGTAAAATGGAAGTTATCTATGGTGGAATGATAGTACTAACAATAAATCTAAAGAGTGGAACTACTAACGAATTTAACAATGTAGGTAATTATTACTTGATCGTGAATAATGAGAATTATGTTATTAAAAATAATAGTTTTAAACCATTTGATAGGTGGGTCGATGCGGTATTGTAGCGATAAACTTTATACTGATTTAATACTTTCGAAAAATTATTGAGAATTATCGAATTAGGTATTACTCGATAAAAGAATATATATGCAAAGTGCGAAATCATTCGCACTTTTTTGTCATTTAAGAGTAAAACGACAATTAAAAAAATTCCGTATCTAATTTAATACTGAGATATAAAATGGATGTATTATATGCAATAGTCTAAATATTTCCTAAATAAAATCGTGTCTTTAATACGAAATAGCGGAGTAAAATAGGGGCTTTTTTTGTGTTATATTTTATGCGTACACAAAAGAATAGGAGGGTGATTATGAGAAAAACGTTTTGTGTATTGGTTTTTTTGATTTTTACTATGGTGTTAGGAAGCATCGTTGATCTATCCGTCCAAGCGAATGAACCTGCTGGACCAACGGACTATAATTGTTATTATTATGGTTTCGACGGTCGTGCAAATAGAAAAAGAGCGATAGTTTCAAGTGTCGTTGATAAAGAGACGTATAGCCCAAGTGGTATTGAATGGGATTATTCGTCTTTAAAAGGACTCAACATGTTTTTTTCGATTCATAATTCTAGAACGGGTAAGGAACAAAGAGAAGTTCTTTTTATGAATCATGACTCGGGTTGTTTTACAATAACAAATACCAATACAAAGAGAGGAACTCAATATGATCTACGGGCTCGCAGACAAAATATATGGGATAGTGGGTATACTCAAGTTTCGGGATCTTGGAGACCGTAAGACTTTAAAATAGGATAGGAATTGTAAGATGCTTTCACGTAACGTAAGAAAAAATAGTGATTATCTACTAATTGTATTACTTTCTACATCTGTATTCTTCATTTCTCTTGAATCAAATAATCACACACTATCAACGCTTTGGGAAGGATTTCAGAATGGTTTTAAGTTTTCGGGAATCGATGCGTTGGAATTCGGTGGAGAAAACAATTGGTGGCCATTTTTCCATCAAAGTGTAGGGTCCTACATTAGTATGATGATCTGGGGCTCGAATTTATTTCAATTATTACTTCCTCTATTTATCACTATTGTTGGGATAAACATCTACCTAAAGAAAAACAATGAGCACTTTTTTGAGTGTTACCGTTTTGATTGTTATTCAAAATTCATACGGAAGAAGATTTTTGAAGAGTCGCTTAAAGTTTCAATTTCAATCTTCTTGGGTTATTTAATTTTCTATATATTCGTCTCATTATTTGGAAGTAAAGTGAGTGCAGCTGATATACAATTTGGTATTCCGGTAAAACTATTCATTGATTGGCTGCCGAAAGATTTCTTTTTAAACCACTGTAGGCTGTATCACTTATTATGGGGAATTTTTGTATTCTTTGTAGTCCCATTAATCTATGGTGTCGCATATGGTTTTGTAGTCCCTTATTTCCCAAATTTGCCTATGGCAACACTAGCATTTACGATGTATTTTATTTCTTTTTCAATCGCAAGTTCATTATTTATCCCTTATAACTCCGTTTTTAGATATATGTTCGATCCATCAGCTGTAATCGTTTCAGGAGCCTATAGTTATCCTAATACACTTATGTATCTATCGTCATTGCTGGTTCCGATTATCTCAGCAGTAGTCTTGTACTTTATAAGTTGTCGTCGCTATGAAGTTTAGAAAAATAAAAAAAATCTTACCTTGTATGATGGTCCTCCCATTACTTACCATCACTTTTATACACTTAGTAAACGTACACCTTGATACGGCACATGGATTCCAAATTTACGATGAGTATAAGGTATATTTTATGAACTCAGCTGCATTCAGCAGAGTCGGACTCTATTTCAAAGACATAATAATTTTGGGGGTATTGAATCTGATTGTGTATTACTTGTTTCTCTATACAGATACCGTAAGTGATCAGGAAACGTCAATTCATATGTTTATGATGTCACGATTTAAAAGTATAACCCGTTATTGGATCTATCTATTTTTAAAATATTTAAAGAACTCCTTCGTGATAATTATGGGTTATGGAGCACTTTTAGTTGCTTTTTCGAACACTCAACACGTTCGTTTCGTTTTGTCTCCTAATAGTTTAGTTGAACTTTTTTTACAGGGCATCAAGATAGCACTCTTGATGGTATTTTTAAAACTACTTTATAATTTTATAAACATAGCAACAAAAAACGGTTCCCGATCAATTCACAAAATATTTACTGTATTTATGTTGTTGTTAGCAGATATAATCATCGGCAAGTATCATTTAATTGTAATGCCTGACACGTATGATATCAATTTACGGTATATCTCAATCTATATATGTTTCATTGTTATGACTTATTTTTTATACTGGGGTCATTCAAAAAAGATTGGAGAATATTATGATTAAGATAAGAAATGTAACGAAGCGATTTAAAAAAATAGAAATTTTCGAAGACGTCTCTTTGGAACTTCCGAAGGGAAAAATTGTAGGACTTGTTGGCGAGAATGGATCTGGAAAAAGCGTCCTAATGAAGATGCTATGCGGCTATTCTAAACCCAACACAGGAACAATCAATGTGTATGGTGAAACATTAGGTGTAAACCGTGATTTTCCAAGGAGTGTTGGTGTTTTAATCAATGATTCGCATTTCATCAAAAACTACACAGGTATGGAAAATCTCGAGTACTTGATAAAAATTCGAAAACAAACGGATAAAAACTTCCTTAACGAATTAATTCAAATCTTCGATATGGAATGCAATGTTCACAAGCGCTATAAGTCTTATTCGTTAGGAATGAAACAAAAGTTACGAATCATTCAAGCGTTCATGGAACAACCAAATCTTGTACTCTTAGATGAACCCTTTAATGCTCTTGATAAAAGGTCAACAATGGTACTCATTGACTTAATAAAAAGATATATTAATAAAGACCGAGTCATTATCTTCACAAGCCATGAGTATCAACATATTGACCATCTTGCAGATACCGTCTTAACAATACAAGATAAAAAAATCATAGTTGATTGTGCATAAGAGCCAATCAATAAAACATTGATAAAAAAACACGCTCATCAAACTGGATGTAGACCAGTCGAATGAACGTGTTTTTTTATATATAATCTTAACCGTACTTAGACTGTTTCGGTTGGAATCAACATTTAGGTAGAAGACTTTCGTCAAGATTCGTTTTAGAATGAATTCAAATACAAAAGACTTTTTAATTTACACGCGTTGAAGTTAGTATCGAAAGTACTTTAAAATCAAGAATAACTTAAAAGTATAATATTATTTCCATTGTTAAGTTTACGGAGAAAAAAACAATGTTGATTTTAATATTTGAATAGTGTTACTGTTTGTATATACTACAAATTGAACATAAAGAGGGGAAATTATGGAGAAGCGTAGAAATTGTTTTTTGAAGATTGTTACTGTTGTACTTGTAGGTGTGATAACCTTTTCAGCCTCACTAACAGATTTATATGCCGCAAGTGGTAAGAAAACTTTATGGGTTCCACTGTATCAGCAAGGGCAAACGTATTGGTGTTGGGCTACGTCAGCTAAGATGGTAGGGGATTACCTTTACGGAAGTAGAGGGTCGATTTCAGATATAGTCTATCAGGTGACAGGCGAGAGGAATACTTCGTCAAAAGGAAGTGTTTCTGAAACGGTCGAGGCTGTTAATTATGCTTCTGCCTATGGAAATCACTATATTTCTAAGTATGGACCTTTGGGTTATTGGAAATATGCTACTTCCATTAATAATGGAAAACCTTACATCATTTTATTTGAATCAGACTTTAAAGAGGGAAGAAGTGGTCATGCGATTGTAGGAAGAGGTTATAAATGGGTCGAAAATAAAAACTCGTCCGATTATCATTATATTGAAGTCAATGATCCTTGGGGAAGAACCGTTTTTGTTGAATACGCTTCATTTGTTGGAGGAAAAGATCATATCTGGAATAAAGCAAATATTGTTTATAGTATCGTAGCGAAGGGGAAATTCTAATTATGAGTAGATTTAAGATAAAGTATTGGAGTATTTTGGGATTCGTCTTAATTGTGACTGCTTCGAGTCATATTTTACCAAAAAACTTAGTTTATGCAGATAGCGATGAGGGTACACAAATAGACGCGATCAGTATAAAAGCTAAGGATAAGGAATCAGTTAATGAGAGTCAAAAGTTTTTTGAATTGTTTATCGATGATCAAAGTCCAAGGAGAAGTAGAAGTCTAGGACAGGATACTTTTATTAGTCCACTAAGTGGAAATATGATAAAGCTGCTTATGTTGGATAATGACATTGTTATTTCTATTTTGGAAAATGAGGACATCAACTTAGATGAGGCTTCGATTGCATTTGAGTCTTTAACAGAAACAAATCAAATTGCAAACTTTCAAGAAGTAGATGGAGAATATATTCTAACAAATTTAGAGATGACAAATAGTGGAACACTTTCTATCGACTTAGACTATGTTGAAAATTATATTAATGATAACAAGCTGGATTCAGAAAAGATTGCGTATGTTAGAACTGGGTTACGTCCTGATTTAGCATTTGTATATTCTACTGAGACGAAAGAAATCATTCCTTTTTATAAAAAAATTGGTGACTTCATTGAGATAGAAGGCGTTACACATGGACAAATATATAAAGTTGAAGAATTGAGAGGTCCATTGCAAAAATATTATGATGAAACATATACTGTGGTTCCTGAAGAAGGCATTACTAAAGGAAGCGAATTATTTGGCGTACCATCTAAAAGTGTTTTTGGTAAAAAAAATTTAAGTGAAAATTTTAGAATTAACAATTCTAAATCTAAATTAGTTAGATCAATCATAATTGCTACACTCTCAATGATTGCTACTGGAATCGGTATTCTATATACTTGTAACAGAAAAAAATGCAAGCGAAAAATGAGTCAAGACTAACTTAGCAGATTCCAATTTTTTGGATCATTTTATGCTTCATAAACTAAAAGACTAACACCTGTTTTAATTAGGCGTTAGTTCTTTTTTTTAGATATTTACTTCTCCAGTATAAGTTGATGTAATCTATTCGAGACACAAGTCTTAGAACTTTTGCTTTATCTTAATAAAATGAAAAGTGCTTGAACAAATAATTCAATTATAATATAACAAATAAGATTCAATTTTGAGATAATACAAAGAAATAATAGACTACTAATCAATTCATTGTTAATTAAGAAAAATCTAGAGTGTAAGCTCCTAGAACACGAATAAAGTAGAGACACTTGAAAGTAAAATGAATTGATATATTATATGCGACAAGTCAATTAAATTCACAAAAAAAGTGTGTGAATAATACGAAATAATGGAGTAAAAAATCGAATTTTTTTATGATATATTTTATGCGTACACAGAAGAAAAGGAGGATGATTATGAGAAGAAAAATTGTGTATCAGGTTTTTGAAGACCTTAGATGAAGTGATGATTGATAGAATGTTACCGAAATTTGTAAGAAAGAACACTGATTACCTTCTTATTGCGTTACTTTCGTCATCTGTATTCTTTATCTCAATTGAAAGCGAATATGGTACTCTTTCAAGACTTTGGGAGGGATACCAAAACGGTTTCCAACTTACGAGTATAGACGCACTCGAGTATGACCCAGAAACAAACTGGTGGACATTGTTCCATCATAGTGTTGGATCTTATATAGGTATGATGATTTGGGGCACAAATTTATTTCAATTATTACTTCCTTTATTTATCACTATTGTTGGGATAAATATCTATCTGAAGAAAAATAATGAGTACTTTTTTGAGCGCTATCGTTATGACCGTCATTCGAAGTTCATGCTTAAAAAAAATATTGGAGAATCACTAAAAGTTTCAGCAGCAATCTTTTTGGGATATTTGCTGTTTTATATATTCACATTTTTTGTGGGAAGTAAAGTTACTGTCGATGACATGCAATTTGGAGTTCCAGTTAAACTTTTTATTGAGTGGCTACCTAAAGATTTCTTTTTAAACCACTGTAGGCTGTATCACTTATTATGGGGAATATTTGTATTCTTTATTGTTCCATTAATTTATGGTGTCGCATATGGTTTTGTAGCCTCTTATCTTCGTAATTTACCAATGGCTTCAATAGCATTTACAATATATTTTATTGCGTTTTCAATTGCAAGTGCATTATTTATCCCCAATGACTCTGTTTTTAGATATATGTTCGATCCATCAGCTGTGATCGTTTCAGGAGCTTATAGTTATCCTAATACACTTATGTATCTATCGTCATTGATGGTCCCGATTATCACAGCAGTAGTTTTGTACTTTATAAGTTGTCGTCGTTATGAAGTTTAGAAAAATAAAACAAATCTTACCTTGTATTATGGTCCTCCCGTTACTGTCCATCATTTTTATACAACTGATTAATGTGTAATTTGATAATTCTCATTGACTCTAAATTTACGAAGAGTGTAGGGTATATCTCATGAATCAAGCTGCTTTCAGCAGAGTCGGACTCTATTTTAAAGATATCATAATTTTGGGGGTATAGAATCTGACTGTATATTATTTGTTTCTCTATACAGATACCGTAAGCGAACAGGAAACGTCAATTCCTGTGTTTATGATATCACGATTTAAAAGTATAATCCGTTATTGGCTCTACCTATTTTTAATATATTTAAAGAACTCCTTCGCCATAATTATGGGGCAAGTATCATTGGATTGTGATGCCTGGCATGTATGACATCAATTTACGGTACATCTCAATCTACATATGTTTCATTGTTATGACTCTTTTTTTATACTGGGGTCATTCAAAAAAGATTGGAGAATATTATGATTAAGATAAGAAATGTATCGAAACGATTTAAAAATTTAGAAATTTTCGAAGACATCTCTTTGGAACTTCCGAAGGGTAAGATTGTAGGACTCGTTGGAGAGAATGGGTCTGGTAAAAGTGTACTCATGAAGATGCTGTGTGGCTATTCTAAACCCACCTCAGGATCAATCAATGTGTATGGTGAAACATTAGGTGTAAACCGTGATTTTCCGAACAGTGTTGGCGTTTTAATTAATGATTCGCATTTCATCAAAAATTACACAGGTATGGAGAATCTCGAGTACTTGATAAATATTCGTAAACAAACGGATAAAACCTTCCTTAACGAATTAATTCAAATTTTCGATATGGAGCGCAATATTCACAAGCGTTATAAGTCTTATTCGTTAGGAATGAAACAAAAGTTAAGAATTATTCAAGCGTTCATGGAACAACCAAATCTCGTACTCTTAGATGAACCCTTTAATGCTCTTGATAAAAGATCAACGATGGTACTCGTAGATTTAATAAAAAGATATATCAATGAAGACCGAATCATTATCTTCACAAGCCATGAGTATCAACATATCGAGCACCTTGCAGATACCGTCTTAACAATACAAGATAAAAATATCATGGTTGATTGTGCATAAGAGCCAATCAATAAAACATTGATAAAAAAAACACGCTCATGCAACTGAAATTATGTCAGTAAAAGAGCGTGTTTTGTATATGTTTGGGTACGTTAAATCTTAGAAATCTACTGAATCAGGATCGAGTGCAACTTTCGCCGTCCCTTTTAACGAGTCGATGAAAGTCATCGTTTCTTGATCTAATTCAAAATCAAATACTTGAAGGTTTTCAATAATTCTACTTGTAGTTACCGATTTTGGTAGAGGTAAGAAACCATGTTGAATCGACCAACGTAGAACAACCTGCGCTACTGTGCGGTTATACTTTTGAGCGATTTCTTGTAGTTCTTTAACCTCGAAGATACTACCTGTTCCAAGGGGGCTGTATGCTTCGGTTAGAATACCATGTGCTTTATTGTATGCTACAAGTTCTTCTTGCATGTCACTTGGACTTAAGTAAATCTGATTCACACTTGGCTTAATCACAGCTGTTTTTAAAAGTGCGTCAAGATGATGTGGGTGGAAATTAGATACCCCAATGCTCTTAACCTTACCGGTACGATAAGCTTCTTCCATTGCTTTCCATGCTTCAGCGTTTGCTTGTTCCCAGGTGTCACGAAGTGGAAGTGGGTTTGGCCAGTGAATAAGGTAGAGATCTACATAATCTAATTGAAGTTTTTTCAATGATAGATCCAAGGCTTCTAAAGCATCTTCGTAAGAGTGAGCATCATTCCAAAGTTTTGTAGTGATGAAAAGTTCTTCACGGGGAATGCCACTTTTAATAATTGCACGACCAACACTTTCTTCGTTACCGTATACGGCAGCAGTATCAATATGACGGTATCCAGCTTCAAGAGCATCGAGTACGGATTGTTCCGCAATCTCGCCATCCGGTGTTTGCCATGTACCAAAACCAATTACAGGAATTTCTAAATCATTATTTAAAGTATATGTATTTTTCATAGGTTCCTCCATGGATAAAGTATATCAGTTTTAGGTCTGATAGCGCATGGATATACATCAAACTAAGATGAAATTAAGATGAACATCTACCTTGGTAATCAATTATGAACTTTATTGAATAAGCATCGATGATGATAAGATGTCGATTGTTTTGAATAGCATAGGAGTGGGTATGGTATAATATTAATAAGAAAATTGAAAGCGAGAATTACATGAACGGAAAAAATCGTAAAGATATAACAATAGGTGCCCATGTTAATGTTGTGTTGAAACAAGACCAACGTACAGGAAAGCTTACAGAAGGGTATGTAGACCGTATTCTTACAAACAGTTCACATCATCCACATGGCATTAAAGTAATGTTGGCTGACGGACAAGTGGGACGCGTCCAAGAAATTTTAGAAGACTAAAAGGATTTCATTTTGAAATCTTTTTTTATTCTTTAGATTCGATGGATAATGGTCGGATTATTTTGGTTTGGTATGATATGATGAGTTTAAGAAGATAATGATTTAATCATATCCATCGGATAATCGATGTGAGTCGGGGAGTGTCATGAGGTTTAAGATAATTAACCTCTTGACTTGAAGCGAAACTTTCAATTCGAATAAATTAATGTCGTATGAATCGATATTGATGGATAATGGGAGTGGGGAGAACATGAAAAAACTTATAAAGATTTTTGGGGTAGGAATCATCGTAACGATTATTGCTCTAGTGGGTGATCGTTTTTTAAGTCAACGTAAAATTGATCAACTCGAGACACAAAATATTACACGGATCAGTACACGATACTTTGATGATGTTGTTGAGATTAAAAAATCTGATCCTAACTTTCAAAAAGTAATTGAACTTACTTCCAAAATAAAACTCGAACGTCGACATCGTTTTTTTGTGATTTATGGAATGCCGATAACGGTTACTTTTTATGATGGAGATGATGTTGTCGTTGAACTCTCACCAAAC is a genomic window of Erysipelothrix amsterdamensis containing:
- a CDS encoding ABC transporter ATP-binding protein encodes the protein MIKIRNVTKRFKKIEIFEDVSLELPKGKIVGLVGENGSGKSVLMKMLCGYSKPNTGTINVYGETLGVNRDFPRSVGVLINDSHFIKNYTGMENLEYLIKIRKQTDKNFLNELIQIFDMECNVHKRYKSYSLGMKQKLRIIQAFMEQPNLVLLDEPFNALDKRSTMVLIDLIKRYINKDRVIIFTSHEYQHIDHLADTVLTIQDKKIIVDCA
- a CDS encoding C39 family peptidase, with the translated sequence MEKRRNCFLKIVTVVLVGVITFSASLTDLYAASGKKTLWVPLYQQGQTYWCWATSAKMVGDYLYGSRGSISDIVYQVTGERNTSSKGSVSETVEAVNYASAYGNHYISKYGPLGYWKYATSINNGKPYIILFESDFKEGRSGHAIVGRGYKWVENKNSSDYHYIEVNDPWGRTVFVEYASFVGGKDHIWNKANIVYSIVAKGKF
- a CDS encoding ABC transporter ATP-binding protein; translation: MIKIRNVSKRFKNLEIFEDISLELPKGKIVGLVGENGSGKSVLMKMLCGYSKPTSGSINVYGETLGVNRDFPNSVGVLINDSHFIKNYTGMENLEYLINIRKQTDKTFLNELIQIFDMERNIHKRYKSYSLGMKQKLRIIQAFMEQPNLVLLDEPFNALDKRSTMVLVDLIKRYINEDRIIIFTSHEYQHIEHLADTVLTIQDKNIMVDCA
- a CDS encoding aldo/keto reductase, with amino-acid sequence MKNTYTLNNDLEIPVIGFGTWQTPDGEIAEQSVLDALEAGYRHIDTAAVYGNEESVGRAIIKSGIPREELFITTKLWNDAHSYEDALEALDLSLKKLQLDYVDLYLIHWPNPLPLRDTWEQANAEAWKAMEEAYRTGKVKSIGVSNFHPHHLDALLKTAVIKPSVNQIYLSPSDMQEELVAYNKAHGILTEAYSPLGTGSIFEVKELQEIAQKYNRTVAQVVLRWSIQHGFLPLPKSVTTSRIIENLQVFDFELDQETMTFIDSLKGTAKVALDPDSVDF
- a CDS encoding YwbE family protein → MNGKNRKDITIGAHVNVVLKQDQRTGKLTEGYVDRILTNSSHHPHGIKVMLADGQVGRVQEILED